In a genomic window of Quercus lobata isolate SW786 chromosome 4, ValleyOak3.0 Primary Assembly, whole genome shotgun sequence:
- the LOC115987209 gene encoding autophagy-related protein 3 yields MVLTQKLHEAFKGTVERITGPRTVSAFKEKGVLSISEFVIAGDNLVSKCPTWSWESGEPNKRKSYLPPEKQFLITRNVPCLRRAASVEEEYEAAGGEVLLDNEDNDGWLATHGKPKDKSDEAENLPSMETLEISGKNKTVKSIPSHFGDQDEEDIPDMADYEEPDNIETDAATLPSTYLVAEEPDDDNILRTRTYDVSITYDKYYQTPRVWLTGYDESRMLLQPELVLEDVSQDHARKTVTIEDHPHLPGKHASVHPCRHGAVMKKIIDVLMSHGVEPEVDKYLFLFLKFVASVIPTIEYDYTMDFDLGSSSN; encoded by the exons atggtTCTGACGCAGAAGCTTCACGAAGCGTTCAAAGGAACGGTGGAGAGAATCACAGGTCCTCGCACCGTCTCCGCCTTCAAAGAGAAAGGCGTTCTCAGCATCTCCGAGTTCGTCATCGCCGGCGATAACCTCGTCTCCAAATGCCCTACCTGGTCCTG GGAATCAGGCGAGCCAAACAAGAGGAAGTCATACTTGCCACCAGAGAAGCAGTTCTTAATTACTAGAAATg TCCCTTGTCTACGAAGGGCTGCATCAGTTGAAGAGGAATATGAAGCTGCAGGTGGGGAGGTTCTTCTTGATAACGAAGACAATGACGGCTGGTTGGCAACCCATGGGAAGCCAAAGG ATAAAAGCGATGAGGCAGAAAACTTGCCTTCTATGGAGACTTTAGAAATCAGCGGCAAGAACAAGACTGTAAAGTCAATACCCTCACACTTTGGGGATCAAGATGAAGAAGATATTCCTGACATGGCTGATTACGAAGAACCTGACAATATTGAAACAGATGCT GCAACACTTCCATCCACATATCTTGTTGCTGAGGAACCTGATGATGACAATATTTTACGGACTCGAACCTATGATGTCAGCATCAC GTATGACAAATACTATCAAACTCCTCGTGTGTGGCTCACTGGGTATGATGAG TCAAGGATGCTTTTGCAACCAGAGCTTGTACTTGAAGATGTTAGTCAAGATCATGCACGCAAAACA GTAACCATTGAGGACCATCCACACTTGCCTGGAAAGCATGCATCAGTGCATCCATGCCGACATGGGGCTGTGATGAAAAAGATCATTGATGTACTGATGTCACATGGAGTTGAACCAGAAGTTGATAA GTACCTTTTCTTATTCTTGAAATTTGTTGCCTCTGTAATTCCAACAATTGAATATGACTACACCATGGACTTTGATCTTGGTAGCTCCAGCAATTAA
- the LOC115983757 gene encoding E3 ubiquitin-protein ligase BRE1-like 1 isoform X1 gives MGSTGEPDRKRRHFSSVSPTAAKQPFLPISEDKKLDIAVLQYQNQKLVQKLEAQKVENFALENKFSQLKQKQQPYDSTLVVVNKSLDKLVNDLESSSICTRESSSERDVKHFPVREDGAPSMFKDAFLSRLIETGATESSSMNDCPNQMEEERESASERTKNILLNIVAATDSLWHLKDGLLTAVLKELPEDGSCRQKASCDLEKEVKNLRLEFSDLHLKHKTLARELQRHQDIDAKNKAEIKRLRGELEVTLAELEESNCNLVSLKAQRDAAKGAFFPVLNLGNKQVANERVRDKQKDLHDMESTLKELMDQASCRLMELKSLHEERIKILLQLSSLRNTLKNVKCISSSNAYLLVKDQIEKSKSEVLQYQALYEKLQAEKDNLLWSERELSIKNDMVDVFRRSSTIDDSRATDLRVEIQKQIEERNRLESKLEEASREPGRKEIIAEFRTLVSSFPEEMSTMQRELSKYKEAASDVHSLRADVQSLSGILERKVKEFETLSARSADQVAEMKKLQAVVQDLKESDLELKLILEMYRRESTDSRDVIEAKDLEYKAWAHVQTLKSSLDEHNLELRVKTANEAEAISQQRLAAAEADIAELRQKLEASKRDISRLTDVLKSKNEENEAYLSEIESIGQAYDDMQNQNQHLLQQITERDDYNIKLVLEGIRARQLQDTLLMNKRTMERELQQASTSLSFYDMKSARIEDQLKVCSEQIQKFADDKFHSSVAFENTQKKLLDVRRSSQQARESLEESQSKVEKSRVVLVELQIELERERFDKKRTEEELEVVRRKESHLRVQSEGSSIVEKLQEELREYREILKCSICLDRTKEVVITKCYHLFCNPCVQRITETRHRKCPTCSASFGPNDVKPVYI, from the exons ATGGGGAGCACAGGTGAGCCAGACCGAAAACGGCGTCACTTTAGCTCAGTTTCACCCACTGCTGCTAAGCAGCCATTCTTGCCAATTTCTGAGGACAAAAAG CTTGATATTGCTGTtcttcaatatcaaaatcaaaagcttgTACAGAAGTTAGAAGCTCAGAAGGTTGAGAATTTTGCACTTGAGAACAAATTCTCTCAACTGAAGCAGAAACAACAACCATATGATTCCACATTAGTAGTGGTCAATAAGTCCTTGGACAAG CTGGTTAATGACTTGGAATCGTCTTCCATCTGCACAAGAGAGTCGAGTAGTGAACGAGATGTTAAACATTTTCCTGTTAGGGAGG ATGGGGCCCCATCTATGTTTAAGGATGCTTTTCTTAGTCGGCTCATAGAAACAGGTGCAACTGAAAGTTCCTCAATGAATGATTGCCCAAATCAGatggaagaagagagagaaagtgccTCAGAGAGAACTAAGAACATTTTACTCAATATAGTAGCTGCCACCGATAGCCTGTGGCATCTAAAGGATGGATTACTCACTGCAGTTTTGAAGGAGCTTCCAGAAGATG GCTCATGCAGGCAAAAGGCATCCTGTGATTTAGAGAAAGAAGTTAAGAACTTGAGGTTGGAATTTAGCGATCTTCATTTGAAGCACAAAACACTAGCACGGGAATTGCAGAGGCACCAAGACATTGATGCAAAAAATAAAGCTGAGATTAAACGTTTAAGAG GGGAGTTGGAGGTTACACTTGCAGAATTGGAAGAAAGTAATTGCAATTTGGTATCTCTTAAAGCACAGAGAGATGCTGCAAAAGGGGCATTTTTCCCTGTCTTAAATCTAGGGAATAAGCAAGTTGCCAATGAAAGGGTCAGAGATAAACAAAAAGATCTGCACGATATGGAATCAACTCTCAAAGAACTAATG GACCAAGCTTCATGTCGGCTAATGGAATTAAAAAGTCTTCATGAAGAAAGGATAAAAATATTACTGCAGTTATCAAGTTTGCGG AACACGTTGAAGAATGTGAAGTGTATTTCCTCTTCCAATGCTTACCTCCTGGTGAAAGATCAAATAGAAAAGTCAAAATCTGAAGTTTTGCAGTATCAGGCCTTATATGAGAAACTACAG GCTGAGAAGGACAATCTTTTGTGGAGTGAGAGAGAATTGAGCATTAAAAATGACATGGTTGATGTTTTTCGAAGATCTTCTACAATTGATGATTCTAGAGCAACAGATTTGAGAGTAGAAATACAGAAACAAATTGAGGAAAGAAATAGGCTTGAATCGAAGCTGGAAGAGGCATCAAGAGAACCAG gaagaaaagaaatcatTGCTGAATTTAGAACCTTGGTTTCTTCGTTTCCTGAAGAAATGAGCACTATGCAAAGAGAATTAAGTAAATACAAAGAGGCTGCCTCGGATGTTCATTCTCTTCGGGCTGACGTGCAATCTCTTTCTGGAATTCTGGAGAGGAAG GTGAAAGAGTTTGAAACTTTATCGGCCAGATCTGCTGACCAAGTTGCTGAGATGAAGAAGTTGCAAGCTGTG GTCCAAGATTTGAAGGAAAGTGATTTGGAGTTAAAGTTGATTTTAGAAATGTATAGACGTGAATCCACTGATTCAAG GGATGTCATTGAAGCCAAGGACTTGGAATACAAGGCATGGGCTCATGTTCAAACTTTGAAATCCTCTCTTGATGAGCACAACTTGGAATTACGAGTGAAGACAGCAAATGAAGCTGAGGCCATATCCCAACAAAGGCTGGCTGCAGCAGAAGCTGATATTGCTGAGCTGAGGCAGAAGTTGGAAGCTTCTAAAAG GGATATTTCTAGGCTTACTGATGTcctaaaatcaaaaaatgaagaaaatgaggcCTACTTATCTGAAATTGAG TCAATTGGACAGGCATATGATGATATGCAGAATCAAAATCAACATCTGTTGCAGCAAATTACTGAGAGAGACGACTATAATATTAAG cTTGTCTTAGAGGGCATCAGAGCAAGACAGCTGCAGGATACTCTACTTATGAACAAACGAACCATGGAGAGGGAGCTTCAGCAAGCAAGTACTTCTCTTAGTTTTTATGACATGAAATCTGCAAGAATCGAAGATCAG TTGAAAGTTTGCTCAGAACAAATTCAGAAATTTGCAGATGATAAATTTCATAGTTCAGTTGCTTTTGAAAATACAcaaaagaaattattagatgTGAGAAGATCATCTCAGCAAGCAAGGGAGTCCCTGGAGGAATCACAATCAAAAGTTGAAAAAAGTAGAGTGGTCCTTGTGGAGTTGCAGATagaattagagagagaaag GTTTGACAAGAAAAGAACAGAGGAGGAATTGGAAGTTGTAAGGAGAAAGGAATCACATCTTAGAGTGCAGTCAGAAGGCTCATCAATTGTTGAGAAGCTTCAGGAGGAACTCAGAGAATACCGGGAAATATTGAAGTGCAGTATCTGCCTTGACAGGACAAAAGAG GTTGTCATTACAAAATGCTACCACTTGTTCTGCAATCCTTGTGTACAAAGAATCACTGAAACTCGTCACCGAAAGTGTCCAACGTGTTCAGCAAGTTTTGGGCCTAACGATGTCAAACCTGTATACATTTGA
- the LOC115983757 gene encoding E3 ubiquitin-protein ligase BRE1-like 1 isoform X2, whose protein sequence is MGSTGEPDRKRRHFSSVSPTAAKQPFLPISEDKKLDIAVLQYQNQKLVQKLEAQKVENFALENKFSQLKQKQQPYDSTLVVVNKSLDKLVNDLESSSICTRESSSERDVKHFPVREDGAPSMFKDAFLSRLIETGATESSSMNDCPNQMEEERESASERTKNILLNIVAATDSLWHLKDGLLTAVLKELPEDGSCRQKASCDLEKEVKNLRLEFSDLHLKHKTLARELQRHQDIDAKNKAEIKRLRGELEVTLAELEESNCNLVSLKAQRDAAKGAFFPVLNLGNKQVANERVRDKQKDLHDMESTLKELMDQASCRLMELKSLHEERIKILLQLSSLRNTLKNVKCISSSNAYLLVKDQIEKSKSEVLQYQALYEKLQAEKDNLLWSERELSIKNDMVDVFRRSSTIDDSRATDLRVEIQKQIEERNRLESKLEEASREPGRKEIIAEFRTLVSSFPEEMSTMQRELSKYKEAASDVHSLRADVQSLSGILERKVKEFETLSARSADQVAEMKKLQAVVQDLKESDLELKLILEMYRRESTDSRDVIEAKDLEYKAWAHVQTLKSSLDEHNLELRVKTANEAEAISQQRLAAAEADIAELRQKLEASKRDISRLTDVLKSKNEENEAYLSEIESIGQAYDDMQNQNQHLLQQITERDDYNIKLVLEGIRARQLQDTLLMNKRTMERELQQASTSLSFYDMKSARIEDQLKVCSEQIQKFADDKFHSSVAFENTQKKLLDVRRSSQQARESLEESQSKVEKSRVVLVELQIELERERFDKKRTEEELEVVRRKESHLRVQSEGSSIVEKLQEELREYREILKCSICLDRTKEVHGWLSLQNATTCSAILVYKESLKLVTESVQRVQQVLGLTMSNLYTFDRKPRKLCFCFLMRPAMLPLGAYDLVHIIGGLVYDTNKRSHVLLY, encoded by the exons ATGGGGAGCACAGGTGAGCCAGACCGAAAACGGCGTCACTTTAGCTCAGTTTCACCCACTGCTGCTAAGCAGCCATTCTTGCCAATTTCTGAGGACAAAAAG CTTGATATTGCTGTtcttcaatatcaaaatcaaaagcttgTACAGAAGTTAGAAGCTCAGAAGGTTGAGAATTTTGCACTTGAGAACAAATTCTCTCAACTGAAGCAGAAACAACAACCATATGATTCCACATTAGTAGTGGTCAATAAGTCCTTGGACAAG CTGGTTAATGACTTGGAATCGTCTTCCATCTGCACAAGAGAGTCGAGTAGTGAACGAGATGTTAAACATTTTCCTGTTAGGGAGG ATGGGGCCCCATCTATGTTTAAGGATGCTTTTCTTAGTCGGCTCATAGAAACAGGTGCAACTGAAAGTTCCTCAATGAATGATTGCCCAAATCAGatggaagaagagagagaaagtgccTCAGAGAGAACTAAGAACATTTTACTCAATATAGTAGCTGCCACCGATAGCCTGTGGCATCTAAAGGATGGATTACTCACTGCAGTTTTGAAGGAGCTTCCAGAAGATG GCTCATGCAGGCAAAAGGCATCCTGTGATTTAGAGAAAGAAGTTAAGAACTTGAGGTTGGAATTTAGCGATCTTCATTTGAAGCACAAAACACTAGCACGGGAATTGCAGAGGCACCAAGACATTGATGCAAAAAATAAAGCTGAGATTAAACGTTTAAGAG GGGAGTTGGAGGTTACACTTGCAGAATTGGAAGAAAGTAATTGCAATTTGGTATCTCTTAAAGCACAGAGAGATGCTGCAAAAGGGGCATTTTTCCCTGTCTTAAATCTAGGGAATAAGCAAGTTGCCAATGAAAGGGTCAGAGATAAACAAAAAGATCTGCACGATATGGAATCAACTCTCAAAGAACTAATG GACCAAGCTTCATGTCGGCTAATGGAATTAAAAAGTCTTCATGAAGAAAGGATAAAAATATTACTGCAGTTATCAAGTTTGCGG AACACGTTGAAGAATGTGAAGTGTATTTCCTCTTCCAATGCTTACCTCCTGGTGAAAGATCAAATAGAAAAGTCAAAATCTGAAGTTTTGCAGTATCAGGCCTTATATGAGAAACTACAG GCTGAGAAGGACAATCTTTTGTGGAGTGAGAGAGAATTGAGCATTAAAAATGACATGGTTGATGTTTTTCGAAGATCTTCTACAATTGATGATTCTAGAGCAACAGATTTGAGAGTAGAAATACAGAAACAAATTGAGGAAAGAAATAGGCTTGAATCGAAGCTGGAAGAGGCATCAAGAGAACCAG gaagaaaagaaatcatTGCTGAATTTAGAACCTTGGTTTCTTCGTTTCCTGAAGAAATGAGCACTATGCAAAGAGAATTAAGTAAATACAAAGAGGCTGCCTCGGATGTTCATTCTCTTCGGGCTGACGTGCAATCTCTTTCTGGAATTCTGGAGAGGAAG GTGAAAGAGTTTGAAACTTTATCGGCCAGATCTGCTGACCAAGTTGCTGAGATGAAGAAGTTGCAAGCTGTG GTCCAAGATTTGAAGGAAAGTGATTTGGAGTTAAAGTTGATTTTAGAAATGTATAGACGTGAATCCACTGATTCAAG GGATGTCATTGAAGCCAAGGACTTGGAATACAAGGCATGGGCTCATGTTCAAACTTTGAAATCCTCTCTTGATGAGCACAACTTGGAATTACGAGTGAAGACAGCAAATGAAGCTGAGGCCATATCCCAACAAAGGCTGGCTGCAGCAGAAGCTGATATTGCTGAGCTGAGGCAGAAGTTGGAAGCTTCTAAAAG GGATATTTCTAGGCTTACTGATGTcctaaaatcaaaaaatgaagaaaatgaggcCTACTTATCTGAAATTGAG TCAATTGGACAGGCATATGATGATATGCAGAATCAAAATCAACATCTGTTGCAGCAAATTACTGAGAGAGACGACTATAATATTAAG cTTGTCTTAGAGGGCATCAGAGCAAGACAGCTGCAGGATACTCTACTTATGAACAAACGAACCATGGAGAGGGAGCTTCAGCAAGCAAGTACTTCTCTTAGTTTTTATGACATGAAATCTGCAAGAATCGAAGATCAG TTGAAAGTTTGCTCAGAACAAATTCAGAAATTTGCAGATGATAAATTTCATAGTTCAGTTGCTTTTGAAAATACAcaaaagaaattattagatgTGAGAAGATCATCTCAGCAAGCAAGGGAGTCCCTGGAGGAATCACAATCAAAAGTTGAAAAAAGTAGAGTGGTCCTTGTGGAGTTGCAGATagaattagagagagaaag GTTTGACAAGAAAAGAACAGAGGAGGAATTGGAAGTTGTAAGGAGAAAGGAATCACATCTTAGAGTGCAGTCAGAAGGCTCATCAATTGTTGAGAAGCTTCAGGAGGAACTCAGAGAATACCGGGAAATATTGAAGTGCAGTATCTGCCTTGACAGGACAAAAGAGGTG CATGGCTG GTTGTCATTACAAAATGCTACCACTTGTTCTGCAATCCTTGTGTACAAAGAATCACTGAAACTCGTCACCGAAAGTGTCCAACGTGTTCAGCAAGTTTTGGGCCTAACGATGTCAAACCTGTATACATTTGACAGGAAAccaagaaaactttgtttttgtttcttgatGAGGCCTGCAATGCTGCCTTTAGGTGCATATGACCTGGTGCACATTATTGGAGGCTTGGTATATGATACCAACAAAAGGTCACATGTATTGTTATATTAG